In Desulfosoma caldarium, the following are encoded in one genomic region:
- a CDS encoding PilZ domain-containing protein — protein sequence MFGNGLVQDQGEKDRPKPCQVIFVHESRKGMGRSFHFNEVGMLVLCEEPAPLQARLRMSLLFPGLKNPIDLDAEVVWTNRYGAEDAATPRGMGVKFVEPDAATARLLADFAQRYRVYGTQYEIFYT from the coding sequence ATGTTTGGAAACGGCCTCGTGCAGGACCAAGGCGAAAAGGATCGCCCCAAACCGTGTCAGGTGATCTTTGTTCATGAATCTCGAAAGGGAATGGGCCGTTCCTTTCATTTCAATGAAGTGGGCATGCTGGTGCTGTGTGAGGAGCCTGCGCCGTTGCAGGCCCGTCTGCGTATGAGCCTTTTGTTTCCCGGGCTCAAGAATCCCATTGACCTGGATGCCGAGGTGGTGTGGACCAATCGCTATGGCGCCGAAGACGCCGCGACACCCCGAGGCATGGGTGTCAAGTTCGTGGAACCTGATGCGGCCACGGCGCGGCTGCTCGCCGACTTCGCTCAGCGCTACAGAGTGTACGGCACGCAGTACGAAATCTTTTATACGTAA
- the miaB gene encoding tRNA (N6-isopentenyl adenosine(37)-C2)-methylthiotransferase MiaB: MEGLCVAQSAQPLGLYVHTFGCQMNTYDSLRVQRLLAQDGYALTTNATDADVIFINTCSVREKAEQKVFSLLGRLRRLKSRKPSLVIVVGGCVAQQLGSTLLERFPHVDVVVGTRALGSLPHILRSVRRGASRVAHVPDQDEEGWRELFGQTEAWVTDVVAPVTVMQGCDNFCTYCIVPYVRGRERSRPSREILREVQLLVEKGAREVLLLGQNVNSYGKGLEEKTRFSDLLRLLARETDVVRLRFTTSHPKDLTDDLIQCFVDLSPLCPHIHLPFQSGSDRILKRMHRGYSAEEYFRKVERLRAACPEISISADVMVGFPGETREDFERTLDLLRTVEFDSLFSFRYSDRPHTAARLFPDKVSEEEKAHRLTELQALQAAITLKKNLMEVGQVREVLVESTSKSGQGQMSGRTPHNRIVNFEGSQALKGRLIPVTITEAYAHSLKGRPVFPLEDLSGQRP; the protein is encoded by the coding sequence ATGGAAGGACTTTGTGTAGCTCAGTCCGCTCAGCCGCTGGGGCTCTACGTCCACACCTTCGGCTGCCAGATGAATACCTACGACTCTCTTCGCGTGCAACGGCTGCTCGCCCAAGACGGCTATGCGCTCACTACCAATGCAACCGATGCGGATGTGATTTTCATCAACACCTGTTCCGTGCGGGAAAAAGCTGAACAAAAGGTCTTTTCCCTTTTGGGGCGGCTGCGGCGTCTGAAATCGCGCAAGCCTTCTTTGGTCATTGTGGTTGGTGGCTGTGTGGCCCAACAACTGGGAAGCACCCTTTTGGAACGCTTTCCTCACGTTGACGTGGTGGTGGGCACCCGCGCTTTGGGATCTCTTCCCCACATTCTTCGTTCCGTTCGGCGCGGCGCTTCACGGGTTGCGCATGTGCCAGACCAGGATGAAGAAGGCTGGCGGGAACTGTTCGGGCAAACTGAGGCGTGGGTCACGGACGTGGTGGCCCCGGTGACGGTCATGCAGGGTTGTGACAACTTTTGCACCTATTGCATTGTGCCTTATGTGCGCGGCCGGGAACGCAGCCGTCCCAGTCGCGAAATTCTTCGAGAGGTGCAATTGCTGGTGGAAAAAGGAGCCCGAGAAGTCCTTCTTTTAGGTCAAAATGTCAACAGCTACGGTAAGGGACTGGAGGAAAAAACGCGCTTTTCCGATCTTCTGCGCCTTCTTGCACGAGAAACCGATGTGGTTCGCCTCCGCTTCACCACGTCCCATCCCAAAGACCTGACCGACGACTTGATTCAGTGCTTTGTGGATCTTTCTCCGCTCTGCCCCCACATTCACCTGCCCTTTCAGTCCGGTTCCGACCGCATACTCAAGAGAATGCATCGAGGCTACAGCGCGGAAGAGTATTTCAGGAAAGTGGAACGCCTTCGAGCCGCCTGCCCAGAGATCAGCATTTCCGCCGATGTCATGGTAGGGTTTCCCGGAGAAACTCGAGAAGATTTTGAACGAACACTGGATCTGCTGCGCACCGTGGAATTCGATTCCCTCTTCTCCTTTCGCTATTCGGATCGACCCCATACGGCGGCCCGCCTCTTCCCCGATAAGGTGAGTGAGGAAGAAAAGGCGCACCGCCTCACCGAACTGCAGGCGCTTCAGGCAGCCATCACCCTGAAGAAGAATCTCATGGAAGTTGGCCAAGTCCGCGAAGTGCTGGTGGAATCCACCAGCAAATCTGGACAAGGACAGATGAGCGGGCGAACGCCTCACAACCGCATTGTCAATTTTGAAGGCTCGCAGGCATTGAAAGGCCGGCTAATCCCGGTCACAATTACAGAAGCCTATGCGCATTCGCTCAAAGGACGGCCGGTTTTCCCGCTTGAGGATTTGAGTGGCCAAAGGCCCTGA
- the pheT gene encoding phenylalanine--tRNA ligase subunit beta, translating into MIVSGAWLRDYVTPTMDMEQLAERLTMVGLEVEAVEKPYAYLETVVVGRITAVEAHPKADRLKICRVQDGREERRVVCGAPNVAVGQHVPLALPGTVLPSGMEIQEATIRGELSRGMLCSQKELQLGDDASGIWVLPEDTQVGLSLAEVLDLNDVRLDVSITPNRGDCLSMVGIAREVAAICGTSVRYPIIDVKETGPRIETLASVTLEDPMGCPRYAARLIEGVTVGASPSWMRRRLEFAGIRSINNIVDVTNYVLLELGQPLHAFDYDRLREGRIVVRRAVAGEKFITLDGVERTLFDDTLLICDGQGPVAIAGIMGGLESGITESTTRVLIESAYFQPECIRRSSRKLGLRTESSYRFERGVDPEGVLRAADRAAQLMLELAGGSIAQGRLDAYPVPVPRPRIRLRVSKVNRFLGMNLSAQQMADVLRSLEMDVTPVDAETLQVLPPSFRPDVTREVDLAEEVARLTGYDKVPVTHAQVPLYSDPVDPHAQTRGELKRLLEAAGYYEVLTFSFTSEKALRSLRLAEDDARLQPVRLLNPLSEEQAVMRTTLLPGLLQATRLNLDRGNLDVRLFELSKVFLPQQGELLPREDHHLAGIVVGRRDSQPIYGAEDAVDYTDVKGVVEEILAALHLEESQYSFTRNALPPYGDTRCCATLEVKGRGVGSLGRIHPDVQEAFDLKREAYYFELDFEALFALKNPHPGFTALPKFPSVVRDMALIVDASLPVADPLAFIRSLPEPLMESVSIFDLYRGKPLAEHQKGVGYRVVYRAADRNLTDEEVNAVHERITAQVLDRFQATLR; encoded by the coding sequence ATGATTGTCAGCGGTGCGTGGCTTCGCGATTACGTGACCCCCACCATGGACATGGAACAACTGGCGGAGCGGCTCACCATGGTGGGGCTCGAAGTGGAAGCCGTGGAAAAGCCGTACGCCTACCTGGAAACGGTGGTGGTGGGGCGCATCACCGCCGTGGAAGCGCACCCCAAAGCCGACAGGCTCAAGATTTGTCGCGTCCAGGATGGCCGCGAGGAACGGCGCGTGGTGTGTGGGGCGCCCAACGTGGCGGTAGGGCAACATGTTCCTCTGGCCTTGCCCGGAACGGTGTTGCCGTCGGGTATGGAGATTCAAGAAGCGACCATTCGCGGCGAACTGTCTCGGGGCATGCTGTGTTCTCAAAAGGAACTGCAGCTGGGCGACGACGCTTCCGGCATATGGGTTTTACCCGAGGACACCCAGGTGGGTCTTTCACTGGCGGAAGTTTTGGATCTGAACGATGTGCGACTGGATGTGTCCATCACCCCCAACCGAGGCGACTGCTTGTCCATGGTGGGCATCGCTCGCGAAGTGGCGGCCATCTGCGGCACCTCCGTGCGCTATCCCATCATTGATGTGAAGGAAACGGGTCCACGCATCGAGACCCTGGCTTCCGTGACCTTGGAAGACCCCATGGGGTGCCCTCGCTATGCGGCGCGCCTCATCGAAGGGGTCACCGTCGGAGCGTCCCCTTCATGGATGAGGCGTCGACTGGAATTCGCCGGGATTCGTTCCATCAACAACATCGTGGATGTGACCAACTACGTGCTGCTGGAACTGGGGCAGCCTTTGCACGCCTTTGATTACGACCGGCTGCGAGAAGGGCGCATCGTGGTGCGCCGCGCCGTGGCCGGAGAAAAATTCATCACGCTGGACGGCGTGGAACGGACCCTCTTTGACGATACGCTGCTCATCTGCGATGGGCAAGGCCCTGTGGCCATTGCGGGGATCATGGGCGGACTGGAGTCGGGAATTACCGAATCCACCACGCGGGTTCTCATCGAAAGCGCGTATTTTCAACCGGAATGCATTCGACGAAGCAGTCGAAAACTGGGGTTGCGAACGGAGTCCAGCTACCGTTTTGAACGCGGCGTGGATCCCGAAGGAGTCCTACGGGCCGCCGACCGCGCAGCGCAACTCATGTTGGAGCTTGCCGGAGGGTCCATTGCGCAGGGTCGCCTGGATGCCTATCCGGTGCCCGTGCCGCGGCCCCGCATTCGTCTGCGTGTCTCCAAGGTGAATCGCTTTCTCGGCATGAACCTTTCCGCGCAACAGATGGCTGACGTGCTTCGGTCGCTGGAAATGGACGTGACACCTGTGGATGCCGAAACCTTGCAGGTCCTTCCGCCATCCTTTCGGCCGGATGTGACCCGAGAAGTGGATCTGGCCGAGGAAGTGGCCCGCTTGACGGGATACGACAAGGTTCCGGTGACCCATGCGCAGGTGCCTCTTTACAGCGATCCCGTGGACCCTCATGCCCAGACCCGCGGGGAACTCAAAAGACTTCTGGAAGCCGCCGGCTACTACGAAGTGCTCACTTTTTCCTTCACGTCGGAAAAAGCGCTGCGATCCCTGCGGCTGGCCGAGGACGATGCGAGGCTGCAGCCGGTGCGGCTGCTCAATCCCCTGAGCGAGGAACAGGCCGTCATGCGCACCACCTTGCTTCCGGGACTGCTGCAGGCGACTCGCCTCAACCTGGATCGCGGCAACCTCGATGTTCGGCTCTTTGAACTGAGCAAAGTCTTTCTGCCTCAACAAGGCGAATTGCTGCCTCGGGAAGACCATCACTTGGCCGGTATTGTGGTTGGACGCCGAGATTCTCAACCGATTTACGGGGCCGAAGACGCCGTGGACTACACGGATGTCAAGGGGGTGGTGGAAGAGATCCTTGCGGCGCTGCATCTGGAGGAATCTCAGTACAGCTTTACGCGGAATGCACTGCCCCCTTACGGGGATACGCGATGCTGCGCAACCCTGGAAGTGAAGGGTCGAGGAGTGGGCTCGCTTGGGCGCATTCACCCCGATGTGCAGGAAGCCTTTGACCTCAAGCGAGAAGCTTACTACTTCGAACTGGATTTTGAAGCCCTGTTTGCCCTGAAAAATCCGCATCCCGGCTTTACTGCGCTGCCCAAGTTTCCTTCCGTGGTTCGGGATATGGCCCTCATCGTGGATGCCAGCCTGCCTGTGGCCGATCCCTTGGCCTTCATTCGATCCCTGCCGGAGCCGCTCATGGAATCCGTCTCCATTTTTGATCTCTACCGCGGCAAGCCTCTGGCCGAGCATCAAAAGGGGGTGGGATACCGGGTGGTGTATCGTGCCGCGGATCGCAACCTTACCGATGAAGAGGTCAATGCCGTGCATGAGCGCATAACGGCACAGGTCTTGGATCGGTTTCAGGCCACCCTGCGGTGA
- the rplT gene encoding 50S ribosomal protein L20 has product MPRVKKAVKSRQRRKKILHMAKGYRGGRSKLLRTAKETVQRALVYAYRDRKARKRDFRSLWIMRINAAARQHGMSYGRFMNGLKKAQVALDRKILASLAVHDPNAFAKLVALAKEAA; this is encoded by the coding sequence ATGCCTCGAGTGAAAAAAGCGGTCAAGTCGCGCCAGCGGCGCAAGAAGATTCTCCATATGGCCAAGGGGTATCGAGGAGGCCGAAGCAAGCTGCTGCGCACGGCCAAGGAAACGGTACAACGGGCCTTGGTCTATGCCTATCGGGATCGAAAAGCTCGAAAGCGCGATTTTCGAAGCCTGTGGATCATGCGCATCAATGCCGCCGCCCGTCAGCACGGCATGAGCTACGGGCGTTTCATGAACGGACTGAAAAAGGCTCAGGTGGCTTTGGACCGCAAGATTCTTGCGAGTCTCGCCGTGCATGATCCCAATGCCTTTGCCAAACTGGTGGCCCTGGCCAAAGAAGCGGCGTAG
- a CDS encoding bifunctional nuclease family protein codes for MYRLMKVAGLVMDPQTNTPIVILNDPQGDHHLPIWIGLLEATSIATELEKIKFPRPMTHDLVKNLLDHLHVQVEKIEVCDLRENTYYALIYLRTEMGVSPIDSRPSDAIAIALRTNAPIYVKEDVLRRSQKVTEKKTHPVFRQEDKHNLEDLLEKLNPEDFGKYKM; via the coding sequence ATGTATCGATTGATGAAGGTCGCCGGTTTGGTCATGGACCCGCAGACCAATACGCCCATCGTCATCTTGAACGACCCCCAAGGGGACCACCACCTGCCCATTTGGATTGGTCTGCTGGAAGCCACCTCGATCGCCACGGAACTGGAAAAGATCAAGTTTCCGCGCCCCATGACCCATGATCTGGTGAAAAACCTTTTGGACCACCTGCATGTGCAGGTGGAAAAGATCGAGGTTTGCGACCTGAGGGAAAACACCTACTATGCCTTGATCTATTTGCGGACCGAAATGGGCGTGAGTCCCATCGATTCGAGGCCCAGTGACGCCATTGCCATCGCCTTGCGCACCAATGCCCCCATTTACGTCAAAGAGGATGTGTTGCGGCGTTCCCAAAAGGTGACGGAAAAGAAGACCCACCCCGTGTTTCGGCAGGAAGACAAGCACAATCTGGAAGATCTGCTGGAAAAGCTCAACCCAGAAGATTTCGGCAAATACAAGATGTGA
- the infC gene encoding translation initiation factor IF-3 → MKREQGNINEKIRARHVRVIGADGNQLGILPLDEALNAAREEGLDLVEVAPNADPPVCKIMDYGKFRYQQSKRSQEAKKKQTVIQVKEIKLRPKTDEHDIQTKLRHIRRFLAQKDKAKVTVIFRGREIAFKDRGEMVLQRVLDELKDEVVVEVPPKMEGRNLVMILAPKS, encoded by the coding sequence CTGAAAAGGGAACAAGGAAACATCAATGAAAAAATCCGCGCGCGACATGTGCGCGTCATTGGTGCGGACGGAAACCAGTTGGGCATTCTGCCCTTGGATGAGGCTCTGAACGCAGCTCGAGAAGAAGGTCTGGACCTGGTGGAGGTGGCTCCCAATGCCGACCCTCCGGTCTGCAAGATCATGGATTACGGAAAGTTCCGCTACCAGCAGAGCAAGCGTTCGCAAGAAGCCAAAAAGAAGCAAACCGTTATTCAGGTTAAAGAAATCAAGCTCAGGCCCAAGACGGACGAACATGACATTCAGACCAAGCTGCGCCATATTCGTCGCTTTTTGGCACAAAAAGACAAAGCCAAGGTGACGGTGATCTTTCGAGGCCGCGAAATCGCCTTCAAGGATCGAGGCGAGATGGTACTGCAAAGGGTGCTAGATGAACTTAAGGACGAGGTGGTGGTGGAAGTGCCGCCCAAGATGGAAGGGCGCAATCTGGTCATGATCCTTGCCCCCAAGTCTTGA
- a CDS encoding DUF4911 domain-containing protein produces the protein MSMDRCRVFGVWMEPRNIHLLTSIIEAYEGLGVVTTEDPRLAHVRIAVAPGCEAELMTVLDHEKQRLGIRSFAQSVP, from the coding sequence ATGAGCATGGATCGATGTAGGGTCTTTGGGGTGTGGATGGAGCCGCGAAACATCCATTTGCTCACCTCCATCATCGAAGCCTACGAAGGACTGGGCGTGGTCACCACGGAAGATCCTCGCCTGGCTCACGTGCGCATTGCGGTAGCTCCGGGCTGTGAAGCGGAACTCATGACGGTCCTCGATCATGAAAAACAACGCCTGGGCATTCGATCCTTTGCGCAAAGCGTTCCTTGA
- a CDS encoding cyclic nucleotide-binding domain-containing protein yields MSESLSRPANQASSSPGEPRPFAAQARTYQEGELIVVQDEPLQGFFVILDGHVRISREDRRVRVLKQKDVFGMEAMVHRGKCPYSARAMTPCRVLFYEMEAFDDFLYARPQAVRDLVRSLLRQLTDTSLAVSGEESFVLSSEVEVRHYRDGETIISEGEESDEFYRLISSTTGLRVTLRGIEIGRIDQPGEFFGEMACLLKAPRQATVTSMGDSLVQVYRPQRLESIVGEDPQLAMKLIGTLARRLSSANIRLTEKEIKSREWKDFV; encoded by the coding sequence ATGAGTGAGAGTCTTTCTCGGCCCGCAAACCAAGCCTCAAGCAGTCCAGGGGAACCTCGACCCTTCGCGGCCCAAGCCCGCACCTACCAAGAAGGTGAGCTCATTGTGGTGCAGGATGAGCCTCTTCAGGGTTTTTTTGTTATTCTTGACGGCCATGTGCGAATTTCCAGAGAGGATCGAAGAGTCCGCGTGTTGAAACAAAAGGACGTTTTCGGCATGGAGGCGATGGTCCATCGGGGAAAGTGCCCTTACAGTGCCAGAGCGATGACACCATGCCGTGTCTTGTTCTATGAGATGGAAGCCTTTGACGACTTTTTGTACGCGCGTCCTCAAGCCGTTCGAGACCTGGTGCGGTCGCTGCTTCGGCAACTCACAGACACCTCCCTCGCCGTCAGTGGAGAAGAATCGTTTGTTCTTTCCAGTGAAGTGGAAGTTCGCCATTACCGGGATGGGGAAACCATCATCTCGGAAGGGGAAGAGAGCGATGAATTTTACCGCTTGATTTCGTCGACCACGGGCCTTCGCGTCACGCTTCGAGGAATAGAAATCGGCCGCATCGATCAGCCGGGGGAATTTTTCGGGGAAATGGCCTGCCTTCTCAAGGCCCCTCGCCAAGCCACGGTCACGAGCATGGGCGATAGCCTTGTGCAGGTCTATCGGCCTCAGCGGTTGGAGTCCATCGTCGGTGAAGATCCTCAACTGGCCATGAAGCTGATCGGTACGCTCGCTCGACGGCTTTCTTCCGCCAATATCCGATTGACCGAAAAGGAGATCAAGTCGAGAGAATGGAAGGACTTTGTGTAG
- the thrS gene encoding threonine--tRNA ligase, which yields MAEQAESVRVTFSDGTFVELPKGAAVKDALAQWKKTKNAWVAARLNGKLLDLRAPIEEEGILEPLAAETPEGLEILRHSTSHIMAQAVQELFPGTKIAIGPATESGFYYDFDSSQSFSPEDLEKIEAKMAEIIAAALPFERQEMPREKAIELFRERGEIYKVQLLEELTEPIVSVYRQGTFVDLCRGPHIPDTSYVKAYKLLSLAGAYWRGDERNPMLQRIYGTVFPDKKGLKKYLDFLAEAQRRDHRRLGRELDLFSFSDEVGAGMVIYHPKGAILRHILETFEKKEHLRRGYQIVMGPTLLKTDLWKRSGHFDNYRENMYFTEIEGQSYGIKPMNCLSHMLIYKSRVRSYRDLPIRYFELGTVHRHEKSGVLHGLLRVRQFTQDDAHILCTPEQLHSEIQGIVDFVIEVMGLFGFSYEMEISTRPEKSIGTDEDWERATRALMAALEDKGIPYHICEGEGAFYGPKIDVKLRDALERKWQCATIQCDFTLPERFDLTYVGPDGQRHRPVMLHRVILGAIERFLGVLIEHYAGAFPTWLAPVQAVIVTVTDKQLPFARTVYERLKEAGVRVEIDERSEKLSFKIREAQLQKVPYMLVIGDSEVEAQAVRPRKRDGQQLELMRPEAVIDLLQKECLEGSGGRIGLGAV from the coding sequence ATGGCGGAACAGGCAGAAAGCGTTCGTGTGACCTTTTCGGATGGAACATTCGTGGAACTGCCCAAAGGAGCGGCCGTCAAGGATGCTCTGGCCCAGTGGAAAAAAACCAAGAACGCTTGGGTGGCGGCTCGACTGAACGGCAAACTGCTGGATCTTCGAGCGCCCATTGAAGAGGAAGGCATCCTGGAACCTCTCGCGGCGGAGACTCCGGAAGGTTTGGAAATTCTTCGCCACAGCACGTCCCACATCATGGCGCAGGCGGTCCAGGAATTGTTTCCCGGAACGAAGATCGCCATCGGGCCGGCCACTGAAAGTGGCTTTTACTACGATTTTGACTCGTCCCAATCCTTCAGCCCTGAGGATTTGGAAAAGATTGAAGCCAAAATGGCGGAAATCATTGCGGCGGCACTGCCTTTTGAGCGCCAGGAAATGCCTCGAGAAAAGGCCATCGAGCTGTTTCGAGAACGCGGAGAAATCTACAAGGTGCAGCTCCTGGAAGAACTCACGGAACCCATCGTGTCCGTGTACCGCCAGGGAACGTTTGTGGACTTGTGCCGAGGCCCCCACATTCCCGACACCAGCTATGTGAAGGCGTACAAATTGCTCTCCTTAGCCGGAGCCTACTGGCGCGGGGATGAACGCAATCCCATGCTCCAGCGGATCTATGGCACCGTTTTTCCCGATAAAAAAGGGCTTAAAAAATATTTGGACTTCCTGGCCGAAGCCCAGCGCCGGGATCATCGTCGACTGGGAAGGGAACTGGATCTTTTCAGTTTTTCCGACGAAGTGGGCGCCGGCATGGTCATCTACCATCCCAAGGGAGCCATCTTGCGGCATATTCTGGAAACCTTTGAAAAGAAAGAGCATCTGCGTCGAGGGTACCAAATCGTCATGGGACCGACGCTTCTCAAAACCGATTTATGGAAGCGGTCGGGCCACTTCGACAATTATCGAGAAAACATGTACTTTACGGAAATCGAGGGCCAATCCTACGGGATCAAGCCGATGAACTGCCTCTCGCACATGCTCATCTACAAGTCCAGGGTGCGCAGTTACCGGGATTTGCCCATTCGCTACTTTGAACTGGGCACGGTGCATCGCCACGAAAAGTCCGGGGTGCTTCACGGACTGTTGCGCGTGCGCCAGTTCACGCAGGATGATGCGCACATTTTATGCACGCCCGAACAGTTGCACTCGGAAATTCAAGGCATTGTGGATTTTGTCATCGAGGTCATGGGACTCTTCGGGTTTTCCTACGAGATGGAAATCAGCACGCGGCCTGAAAAGTCCATCGGTACCGATGAAGATTGGGAGCGAGCCACCAGAGCGCTCATGGCGGCTCTGGAAGATAAGGGAATTCCCTATCACATCTGCGAAGGGGAAGGGGCCTTTTACGGGCCTAAGATCGATGTGAAGCTTCGGGATGCATTAGAACGCAAATGGCAATGCGCCACCATTCAATGCGATTTTACGCTGCCTGAACGCTTTGACCTCACCTACGTGGGCCCGGACGGCCAACGGCACCGCCCGGTCATGCTGCACCGCGTGATTCTTGGGGCCATTGAACGGTTTCTGGGAGTGCTCATCGAGCATTATGCCGGCGCCTTTCCCACGTGGCTGGCTCCGGTCCAGGCCGTGATTGTGACGGTCACGGACAAACAGCTTCCCTTTGCCCGCACCGTGTATGAGCGGCTCAAGGAAGCGGGGGTGCGAGTGGAAATCGACGAACGCAGTGAAAAGCTGAGCTTCAAGATTCGAGAAGCGCAGCTGCAAAAGGTCCCTTACATGCTGGTCATCGGCGACAGCGAGGTGGAAGCCCAAGCGGTGCGCCCGAGAAAAAGGGACGGGCAGCAGTTGGAACTCATGCGCCCTGAGGCGGTGATCGATCTTTTGCAAAAGGAATGCCTGGAAGGTTCCGGTGGACGGATTGGTTTAGGCGCGGTGTAA
- the pheS gene encoding phenylalanine--tRNA ligase subunit alpha, which produces MEATARALLDQAEQAVAACADDLKALEALRVRYLGRKGELTALFKTLGRVDPDRRPAVGKVLNEVKARLETILDEAMQRAKERAAREGDLLDITAPGRRPLRGRLHPITQTAMEIATIFNRLGFETVEGPEVELDYYNFEALNIPKDHPARDMQDTFYVSEDVVLRTHTSPLQVRTMERKKPPIKIIAPGKAYRCDSDVTHSPMFHQVEGLMVGQGVSFGDLKGVLTVFVHQMFGPHVGLRFRPSFFPFTEPSAEVDIQCVICKGAGCRVCSHSGWLEILGSGMVDPEVFKMVGYDPDEVSGFAFGMGIERIAMLKYGINDLRLFFENDLRFLRQF; this is translated from the coding sequence ATGGAAGCCACAGCACGAGCCCTGCTTGATCAGGCGGAACAGGCCGTGGCTGCCTGCGCAGATGACCTCAAGGCGCTGGAGGCGCTGCGCGTGCGTTATTTGGGACGCAAAGGGGAACTGACGGCCCTGTTTAAGACCCTCGGTCGCGTGGACCCCGACCGGCGCCCCGCTGTGGGAAAAGTTCTCAATGAGGTCAAGGCCCGCTTGGAGACGATTCTGGATGAAGCCATGCAACGGGCCAAGGAACGGGCGGCTCGCGAAGGGGATCTTCTGGACATCACGGCGCCCGGCCGGCGCCCGCTTCGAGGACGGTTGCACCCCATCACGCAGACGGCCATGGAAATTGCCACCATCTTTAATCGGCTGGGCTTTGAAACGGTGGAAGGGCCCGAGGTCGAGCTCGACTATTACAACTTTGAAGCCTTGAACATTCCCAAGGACCACCCGGCTCGGGACATGCAAGACACGTTTTACGTTTCCGAGGACGTGGTGCTGCGGACCCACACGTCACCGCTTCAGGTGCGTACCATGGAACGCAAGAAGCCGCCCATCAAGATCATCGCGCCGGGAAAGGCTTACCGGTGCGATTCCGACGTGACCCACTCTCCCATGTTCCATCAGGTGGAGGGTCTCATGGTGGGCCAGGGCGTCTCATTCGGCGACCTCAAGGGGGTCCTCACGGTCTTTGTGCATCAGATGTTCGGCCCTCATGTGGGCCTTCGGTTTCGGCCGAGTTTTTTTCCTTTTACGGAACCCAGCGCCGAAGTGGACATTCAGTGTGTCATATGCAAAGGGGCGGGATGCCGGGTGTGCTCCCACAGCGGCTGGCTGGAAATCCTCGGCTCAGGCATGGTGGATCCGGAAGTATTTAAGATGGTGGGCTACGATCCCGATGAAGTCAGCGGGTTTGCCTTTGGTATGGGCATTGAGCGCATTGCCATGCTCAAATACGGCATCAACGACCTCAGGCTCTTTTTTGAAAACGATCTGAGATTCCTGCGCCAGTTCTGA
- the rpmI gene encoding 50S ribosomal protein L35 gives MPKLKTKRGAAKRFHRTGGGLFARAKAGKSHILTKKTAKRKRALRQSTLVDCANFRAVSRMLPYA, from the coding sequence ATGCCCAAGCTGAAAACCAAACGTGGAGCCGCCAAGCGCTTTCATCGCACGGGCGGCGGTCTATTTGCGCGAGCCAAGGCGGGCAAGAGCCATATCCTGACTAAGAAAACGGCGAAGCGAAAACGAGCCCTGCGCCAATCTACCCTTGTGGACTGCGCGAATTTCAGGGCTGTCTCGCGCATGCTTCCCTATGCCTAG
- a CDS encoding CDP-alcohol phosphatidyltransferase family protein: MTIPNILTLLRILLTPLLVWLLLSERLTGALAVFFLAGITDGLDGFIARVFHQKSQLGAYLDPLADKILLVSSFILLGHLHLVPNALVIVAVSRDLLILTGVVTFWFFQIPLEIRPSLVSKLTTLAQILTVLVTLSQPLMAWSVDLRRLLYVATGLITVVSGLHYTLVGIRLWDKGRPAGTDELA; this comes from the coding sequence ATGACCATACCCAACATTTTGACGCTCCTGCGTATTTTGCTCACCCCCCTGCTTGTCTGGCTATTGCTGAGCGAGAGGCTCACGGGTGCTCTTGCGGTCTTTTTCTTGGCCGGAATCACCGACGGCCTGGACGGCTTTATTGCGCGAGTGTTTCATCAGAAGAGTCAACTGGGGGCCTATTTGGACCCGTTGGCGGACAAGATTCTTCTGGTGAGCAGCTTCATTTTGTTGGGGCATTTGCACCTTGTGCCCAATGCCTTGGTAATCGTGGCCGTCAGCCGGGACCTTCTCATTCTCACCGGGGTCGTGACCTTTTGGTTCTTTCAAATTCCTTTGGAAATTCGTCCGAGCCTTGTGAGCAAGTTGACGACGCTGGCCCAAATCCTGACTGTTTTGGTGACACTGTCGCAGCCTTTGATGGCCTGGTCCGTGGATCTGCGCAGGCTGCTCTATGTCGCCACCGGACTCATTACCGTGGTGAGTGGACTGCATTACACACTTGTAGGCATTCGCCTCTGGGACAAAGGCCGACCCGCCGGAACGGACGAATTGGCGTAA